One Triticum dicoccoides isolate Atlit2015 ecotype Zavitan chromosome 5B, WEW_v2.0, whole genome shotgun sequence genomic window carries:
- the LOC119312618 gene encoding uncharacterized protein LOC119312618 isoform X4, which yields MAASPPAILDELFEEILLRLPPDDPACLLRASLVCKDWGCAVSRPHFRRRLHELHRAPPVLGLLHDLECERVPRFIPTTASSFSLAAPDGRFWRTLDCRHGRALFLSNPQSPETQELLVWEPITGAQQRIPVPAALESNFPMAAVFCAADGCDHRACLGGPFRVLFILSVVVGQVTDDDCYLTSACAYSSETGTWGEPTSLPRRSPMPMIFTFYSSVLVGKSLLYFMSDDGFILECDLARHRLAVFNPPNHELVCGQYTIMLAEDGGLGVCQRLNQQLKLWSREVSDRADARWMLSRVVYLENLLPVGALVDAETRVQVLGFAEGANTIFLTTVDGIFMIELQSERARRVCGDHLFCYLIPVVSFYTPVPRGEHRDPSLKHSEDSGGGEQGGEEKTEEHQLINEMSQMLPRGTLSTLSIASTTP from the coding sequence ATGGCAGCATCCCCGCCGGCGATCCTGGACGAGCTCTTCGAagagatcctcctccgcctcccgcccgACGACCCGGCCTGCCTCCTCCGCGCCTCCCTCGTCTGCAAGGACTGGGGTTGCGCCGTCTCCCGCCCccacttccgccgccgcctccacgagCTCCACCGGGCGCCCCCGGTGCTCGGCCTCCTCCACGACCTGGAATGCGAGCGCGTCCCACGATTCATCCCCACCACCGCGTCGTCCTTCTCCCTCGCCGCTCCGGACGGCCGGTTCTGGCGGACCCTCGACTGCCGCCACGGCCGCGCCCTCTTCCTCTCCAACCCCCAGTCCCCGGAAACTCAGGAGCTTCTCGTGTGGGAGCCAATCACGGGTGCCCAGCAGCGCATACCGGTGCCCGCGGCGCTCGAGAGCAACTTCCCCATGGCGGCCGTCTTCTGCGCGGCGGACGGGTGCGACCACCGCGCCTGCCTCGGGGGCCCTTTCCGCGTGCTCTTCATCCTCTCGGTCGTGGTAGGCCAAGTCACTGACGACGACTGCTATCTCACGTCGGCGTGTGCATACTCGTCGGAGACTGGCACCTGGGGCGAGCCGACCTCGTTGCCCCGCCGCTCGCCCATGCCCATGATCTTTACATTTTATTCCAGTGTGCTCGTTGGAAAGTCTCTGCTCTACTTCATGTCTGATGATGGATTCATTCTAGAGTGTGACTTGGCAAGGCACAGACTGGCTGTGTTCAACCCACCAAACCATGAGCTGGTCTGCGGCCAATATACCATCATGCTCGCCGAGGACGGTGGACTGGGAGTTTGCCAAAGGTTGAATCAGCAGCTCAAATTGTGGTCAAGGGAGGTGAGTGACAGGGCTGATGCACGATGGATGCTGAGCCGGGTCGTCTACCTGGAAAATTTGCTCCCAGTTGGTGCTCTTGTGGATGCAGAGACCAGAGTGCAAGTGCTGGGCTTTGCCGAGGGAGCAAATACCATTTTCCTGACCACGGTTGATGGCATCTTCATGATCGAACTGCAATCAGAGCGGGCGAGGAGGGTGTGCGGTGATCATCTCTTTTGTTATTTGATTCCAGTTGTCAGCTTCTACACTCCtgtgcctcgaggtgagcacagggATCCGTCGTTGAAGCATAGTGAGGATTCAGGTGGTGGGGAGCAAGGAGGGGAGGAGAAAACAGAGGAACACCAATTGATCAACGAAATGAGTCAAATGTTACCAAGGGGGACTTTGTCAACGCTTTCGATTGCATCAACCACGCCATAG